Proteins co-encoded in one Christiangramia fulva genomic window:
- a CDS encoding peptidoglycan D,D-transpeptidase FtsI family protein encodes MRKILLYITILTTGLLFIGRLFYLQVVDTSLAIRSRDNAIKVVYDYPQRGYIYDREGNLMVSNQPSYDVMVIPRNLKPFDTTEFCSILNLTKENLEKKLDKARIYSPMLPSVVIPQLTKSEYAVLQEKMRKYEGFYIQKRSLRDYQVHHSANVLGYIAEVNQHIIKTDPYYISGDLIGRAGVEKTYEDILRGVKGVKYIQKDRFNRDLGPYKDGIYDTLPEKGKDITITIDSKLQEYGSKLMEHKRGGIVAIEPESGEILALITAPSYDPADLVGRQRSKNFTKLYYDSIAKPLYDRGLLAEYPPGSPFKTLNALIGLQEGVVDTSDKFSCNHGYSYGRGRKLGCHSHRSPLAMIDGISMSCNSYFANVYRRIIEKYPTPQQGIDAWNAHLKSFGLGDYLGSDLNTGRPGKIPDADYYNQIYNYPTYKWYATATLSNAIGQGEVLMTPIQLANMAATIGNKGWYKIPHILKKINGKDIDNEKFTTKNFTTIDSRNFDPVVEGMHQVYKTGTASSLQVPGIEIAGKTGTAENYTKIGGKRVQLTDHSIFVAFAPVDNPKIAIAVFVENGYWGSRYAGRIASLMIEKYLKGTISRTDMENWILSHSLEEEYAKPLSGKPFVINQ; translated from the coding sequence ATGAGAAAAATACTGCTCTACATCACCATCTTAACCACCGGATTACTATTTATAGGAAGGCTTTTCTACCTTCAGGTTGTAGATACTTCCCTGGCAATTCGTTCACGTGACAATGCGATAAAAGTAGTATATGATTATCCGCAGCGGGGATATATTTACGATCGGGAGGGAAACCTGATGGTTTCTAACCAGCCTTCATACGATGTCATGGTTATACCACGTAACCTGAAGCCGTTTGACACTACCGAATTTTGCAGTATTCTGAATCTCACCAAGGAAAACCTCGAAAAAAAACTTGACAAGGCCAGGATTTATTCACCTATGCTTCCGTCAGTGGTGATCCCTCAGCTTACCAAGAGTGAATATGCGGTCCTTCAGGAGAAAATGAGGAAATATGAAGGTTTTTATATTCAAAAGCGTTCTTTGCGTGACTATCAGGTACATCACAGCGCAAATGTACTGGGATATATTGCCGAAGTTAACCAGCATATTATCAAAACTGATCCCTATTATATTTCGGGAGACCTTATTGGCCGCGCCGGAGTAGAAAAAACTTACGAAGATATTTTACGCGGAGTCAAAGGGGTGAAATACATTCAGAAAGATCGTTTCAATAGAGATCTGGGGCCTTATAAAGATGGGATCTACGATACCTTACCGGAAAAAGGAAAGGATATCACCATCACCATAGATTCAAAACTGCAGGAATACGGAAGTAAGTTAATGGAGCACAAACGCGGTGGAATTGTTGCAATTGAACCTGAAAGCGGCGAGATACTGGCTCTTATAACCGCGCCAAGTTATGATCCTGCAGATTTGGTGGGAAGACAGCGCTCGAAGAATTTTACCAAACTTTATTACGATTCTATTGCAAAACCTCTTTACGATCGTGGTTTGCTCGCAGAATATCCTCCCGGCTCGCCGTTCAAAACACTCAATGCCCTTATCGGCCTGCAGGAAGGAGTGGTGGATACCTCTGATAAATTTAGCTGTAACCACGGATATAGTTACGGAAGGGGAAGAAAACTTGGCTGTCACTCCCATCGTAGTCCACTTGCTATGATCGACGGAATTTCAATGTCCTGTAACTCATATTTTGCGAATGTTTACAGAAGGATCATCGAAAAATATCCCACCCCTCAACAGGGAATTGATGCCTGGAATGCACATTTGAAAAGTTTTGGACTTGGTGATTATCTGGGATCTGATCTCAATACAGGCCGCCCGGGAAAAATCCCCGATGCAGATTATTACAATCAAATCTATAATTATCCAACCTATAAATGGTATGCAACTGCTACCCTCTCAAACGCCATTGGCCAGGGGGAAGTTTTAATGACTCCTATCCAGCTTGCCAATATGGCAGCAACTATCGGAAATAAAGGCTGGTACAAAATCCCTCATATTCTGAAAAAAATAAACGGGAAGGATATTGATAATGAAAAATTCACCACTAAAAATTTTACTACCATAGATTCCAGGAATTTTGATCCCGTTGTGGAAGGAATGCACCAGGTATATAAAACCGGAACGGCCTCAAGCCTTCAGGTACCGGGCATCGAGATTGCAGGGAAAACCGGAACCGCTGAAAATTATACCAAAATAGGCGGGAAAAGGGTCCAGCTTACAGACCATTCTATTTTTGTGGCTTTTGCCCCGGTAGATAATCCTAAAATTGCCATAGCGGTTTTTGTAGAAAATGGTTATTGGGGAAGCCGTTATGCCGGGCGAATCGCCAGCCTTATGATAGAAAAATACCTAAAAGGAACAATCAGCAGGACCGACATGGAAAACTGGATTTTAAGCCACAGCCTGGAAGAAGAATATGCAAAACCGCTAAGCGGAAAACCTTTCGTAATCAATCAGTAA
- a CDS encoding ABC transporter permease, producing MLIYLRVIKESFNFAISALRNNRLRTFLSLLGVTIGIFSIIAVLAAVDSLQKEIKGSISALDNSTVIVMRFSFGPTDIPRWKREQFPDVTFEEYQYLKKTLPEAEAVSFSLGVPSASLKYNDVLTNGVDIGAVTPEYYDIEAFEFEEGRFFTESEGDTGSAVIVLGNEVAKNLFGENTNPLGKEVRLYGRRVTVIGVLKKQGQSLFGNSRDGQAFVPAKFARRIYGVTKGMVFPQMILKPKDGVDNDAFIAKIKQNLRRFRGLKPDEIDTFFVAQLQGFSDFIDNITGKLNIIGLIISGFSLLVGGFGIANIMFVSVKERTNLIGIQKSLGAKNRFILSQFLFEAIILSVIGGLVGLFLVWIVSIVASQFTGDFEFVLSPVNILIGTIVSAVIGLISGIVPAISASRLDPVEAIRTGM from the coding sequence ATGCTTATTTACCTGCGTGTCATAAAGGAGAGCTTTAATTTTGCCATCAGTGCTCTTAGGAATAACAGGTTACGTACGTTTCTTTCCCTGCTTGGTGTTACCATTGGAATTTTTTCAATTATCGCCGTGTTGGCTGCAGTCGATTCTCTTCAGAAAGAAATTAAAGGAAGCATTAGTGCTCTAGATAACAGTACCGTTATTGTGATGCGTTTTTCATTTGGACCTACCGATATTCCACGATGGAAAAGAGAGCAGTTCCCAGATGTTACTTTTGAGGAATACCAGTATTTAAAGAAGACTTTACCTGAGGCAGAAGCGGTAAGCTTTTCTTTGGGAGTGCCCAGCGCTTCTTTAAAATATAACGATGTTCTTACTAATGGTGTTGATATTGGAGCCGTTACTCCTGAATACTATGATATTGAAGCCTTCGAATTTGAAGAAGGACGGTTTTTTACGGAATCGGAAGGCGATACCGGTTCTGCTGTAATCGTGTTGGGGAATGAAGTTGCTAAGAATTTATTTGGTGAAAATACCAATCCGCTTGGGAAGGAAGTGCGACTTTATGGAAGAAGGGTTACCGTGATTGGGGTATTAAAAAAACAAGGACAATCTCTTTTTGGAAATTCCCGTGATGGGCAGGCTTTTGTTCCTGCAAAATTTGCACGACGAATTTATGGAGTGACGAAAGGGATGGTTTTTCCACAAATGATTTTAAAACCTAAAGATGGTGTCGATAACGATGCGTTTATCGCGAAAATCAAACAAAATCTTCGTCGTTTCAGAGGGCTTAAGCCCGATGAGATTGATACTTTCTTCGTCGCCCAGCTTCAGGGGTTTAGTGATTTTATTGATAATATCACCGGAAAACTGAATATAATAGGACTAATAATTAGCGGATTTTCCCTTCTGGTTGGTGGCTTTGGTATTGCCAATATCATGTTTGTGAGTGTGAAAGAGCGAACCAATTTGATAGGTATTCAGAAATCCCTTGGAGCAAAAAACAGATTTATTCTTTCGCAATTCCTATTTGAAGCGATCATACTTTCAGTAATTGGAGGCCTGGTAGGACTTTTTCTCGTCTGGATAGTTTCTATCGTCGCATCTCAGTTTACCGGAGACTTTGAATTTGTTCTTTCTCCTGTTAACATCTTGATAGGTACAATAGTCTCGGCAGTAATTGGGCTTATTTCAGGAATTGTTCCTGCTATTTCGGCTTCCCGTCTCGATCCTGTCGAAGCGATTAGAACCGGAATGTAA
- a CDS encoding rod shape-determining protein, protein MGFFDFLIEEIAIDLGTANTLIIHNDKVVVDSPSIVARDRTSGKITAVGKEAAMMQGKTHENIKTIRPLKDGVIADFDASEKMLTMFIKEIPALKKKLFTPALRMVICIPSGITEVEMRAVKESAERVNGKEVYLIHEPMAAAIGIGVDIMQPKGNMIVDIGGGTTEIAVIALGGIVCDKSIKIAGDVFTNDIVYYMRTQHNLYVGERTAEKIKIQIGAATEDLEVPPEEMSVQGRDLLTGKPKQVNISYREIAKALDKSILRIEDAVMETLSQTPPELAADIYNTGIYLAGGGSMLRGLDKRLSQKTDLPVYIAEDPLRAVVRGTGITLKNLSRYKGILIK, encoded by the coding sequence ATGGGATTTTTTGATTTTCTCATTGAAGAAATTGCGATAGACTTAGGAACCGCGAACACACTTATTATACACAATGACAAGGTTGTTGTAGACAGTCCTTCAATTGTAGCCCGGGACCGTACTTCGGGAAAAATAACTGCCGTGGGTAAGGAAGCCGCGATGATGCAGGGTAAAACTCATGAGAATATCAAAACAATCAGGCCGCTAAAAGACGGTGTGATTGCCGATTTTGATGCCAGTGAGAAAATGCTCACTATGTTCATTAAAGAAATTCCTGCTCTTAAAAAGAAACTTTTTACTCCCGCCCTTCGTATGGTGATTTGTATCCCTTCCGGAATTACCGAGGTAGAGATGCGTGCCGTAAAAGAAAGCGCAGAGAGGGTGAACGGTAAGGAAGTCTATCTTATTCACGAACCTATGGCTGCAGCAATTGGTATTGGTGTTGATATCATGCAGCCTAAGGGAAATATGATCGTGGATATAGGTGGCGGCACTACCGAAATCGCCGTGATCGCCCTTGGAGGTATCGTTTGCGATAAATCGATTAAAATCGCGGGAGATGTTTTTACCAACGACATCGTTTATTATATGCGTACACAGCATAACCTTTATGTTGGGGAGCGTACTGCGGAAAAAATAAAAATCCAGATTGGTGCGGCCACTGAAGATCTTGAGGTGCCGCCGGAAGAAATGAGCGTTCAGGGTAGGGATTTACTTACCGGAAAACCAAAACAGGTGAATATCTCTTACCGTGAAATCGCTAAAGCTCTTGATAAATCTATATTGCGAATCGAAGATGCGGTGATGGAAACACTTTCTCAAACTCCACCGGAACTTGCAGCCGATATTTATAATACAGGTATCTATCTTGCCGGAGGTGGTTCTATGCTCAGAGGTTTGGATAAACGTTTGTCCCAGAAGACCGATCTTCCGGTTTATATAGCCGAAGATCCGTTGAGGGCAGTGGTTCGTGGCACCGGAATTACCCTAAAAAACCTCAGCCGTTACAAAGGGATTTTGATCAAGTAG
- the mreC gene encoding rod shape-determining protein MreC, translating to MQQIFNFLIRNKNNILFLFLFAVSLFLTIQNHSFQKSRFISSANVVTGGVYSWANNLNAYLHLDEYNERLLEENNKLRNIISNINDSISVEKQLDSTSFQGDYMFRTARVINNNFAKVDNYLTLNRGEKSGIEPEYGVITSQGIVGIVDRVNDHYSRVISILNSRSRINAQLKKTDHFGSLIWNGKDPNVVQLIDVPRQAPLQKGDTIITGGRSLIFPQGLPIGKITDFKLDQTQSYYTIDVKLFNDMTNIGYVYVIENLNKDEIKALEKDNNE from the coding sequence ATGCAGCAGATTTTCAATTTTCTTATTAGGAATAAGAATAACATACTATTCCTGTTCCTCTTTGCTGTATCCTTATTTCTTACCATTCAGAACCACTCATTCCAGAAAAGCAGATTTATAAGCTCTGCAAATGTTGTGACCGGAGGTGTTTATTCCTGGGCTAATAATCTCAACGCCTATTTGCATCTCGACGAATATAATGAGCGGCTTCTGGAAGAGAATAACAAATTGCGAAATATTATTTCGAATATCAACGACAGTATTTCCGTAGAAAAACAACTTGACAGCACTTCTTTCCAGGGAGATTATATGTTTCGCACTGCAAGGGTGATCAATAATAATTTTGCAAAAGTTGATAATTACCTCACCCTGAATCGCGGTGAAAAATCGGGCATTGAACCTGAATATGGCGTCATTACCAGCCAGGGCATAGTTGGCATCGTTGATCGCGTAAACGATCATTATTCCCGGGTGATCTCAATCTTAAACAGCCGTTCCAGGATTAACGCACAGCTTAAAAAAACCGATCATTTTGGAAGCCTTATCTGGAATGGAAAAGATCCCAATGTGGTACAGCTTATCGATGTACCAAGGCAGGCTCCACTGCAAAAAGGCGATACGATCATAACGGGAGGTCGTTCATTAATTTTCCCTCAGGGACTGCCCATTGGTAAAATAACCGATTTTAAGCTTGACCAGACGCAGAGCTATTACACTATTGATGTGAAATTGTTCAACGACATGACGAATATAGGCTATGTGTACGTGATTGAAAATTTGAATAAGGACGAAATAAAAGCTTTGGAAAAGGATAATAATGAATAG
- a CDS encoding carboxy terminal-processing peptidase gives MKKNLKILAVILLMAAAACSFTTKNFDDPNKDKLLLDLITYVINQGHYAPKDINDNFSEKVYNHFLESLDPSKRFFYAKDIAEFDKYKDQLDDEIKNKEINFFDLAYNLLNQRMEENKSLYKEILSRPFDFSEEEEINTDYDKQEYVSSKEEMRERWKKQLKFNTLINFYDLKQDEKAKKEKDPSYEMKSDAELEKQARESTMSNLDNFYDFTNDLERDDYFSVYINSIVEEFDPHTYYFAPQDKDRFDIAMSGKLEGIGARLIKDGDDITITDVISGGPAWRSDEIDQGDVILKVKQEDENEAVSVVGMRLDDAVDLIKGPKGTKVTLTLRKKLMGNIEDVTLTRDVIEIEETYAKSSMVEKNGRKFGVINLPKFYFDMDDYESRNAASDIKKDIIRLKQEGMEGLVLDLRNNGGGSLKTVVDIAGLFIKDGPVVQVKSNGQKKEVLKDEDPQIVWDGPLVILVNELSASASEILAAAMQDYKRAIIIGSKQTYGKGTVQNVIDLNRWLRNNDLGDMGALKITTQKFYRVNGGSTQLEGVKSDVVVPDRYSYVDVGEKDQENPLPWDKIDPADYSVWNGYVDYEEAIKASKERMSENPQLKLIDENAKWIKEQSQENVYPLNYDRYATEAAKDKAVAKQFDALKNYETNLTYTSLPYEKEQFATDTVLKEKRERWHESLSKDVYMEEAINVLEDIKLNNISRSKVADANGKQKVKD, from the coding sequence ATGAAAAAGAATTTAAAAATTTTGGCGGTAATACTCCTTATGGCTGCCGCGGCCTGTAGTTTTACTACCAAAAACTTCGATGATCCTAATAAAGATAAGCTCTTGCTGGATCTTATTACCTATGTGATCAACCAGGGCCATTACGCGCCAAAAGATATTAATGATAATTTTTCGGAAAAAGTTTATAATCATTTCCTCGAATCTTTAGATCCTTCTAAGCGATTCTTTTACGCAAAGGATATTGCGGAATTTGATAAATATAAAGACCAGCTGGACGATGAGATCAAGAACAAAGAGATCAACTTCTTTGATCTTGCCTATAACCTTTTGAACCAGCGAATGGAAGAGAATAAATCCCTTTATAAGGAGATCCTTTCCAGGCCTTTTGATTTTTCAGAAGAAGAAGAAATAAATACCGATTATGATAAGCAGGAATATGTTTCTTCAAAGGAAGAAATGAGGGAAAGATGGAAAAAACAACTAAAGTTTAACACCCTTATTAATTTTTACGATCTTAAGCAGGACGAGAAGGCAAAAAAAGAGAAAGATCCTTCTTATGAAATGAAATCTGATGCCGAACTTGAAAAACAGGCCAGAGAATCTACAATGTCTAATCTCGACAACTTCTATGACTTTACAAATGATCTTGAAAGAGATGATTATTTTTCGGTTTACATCAATTCTATAGTCGAAGAATTTGATCCACATACCTATTATTTCGCACCTCAGGATAAAGACCGTTTTGATATTGCCATGTCTGGTAAATTAGAAGGAATAGGAGCAAGATTGATCAAAGACGGTGACGACATTACCATTACCGATGTTATTTCCGGAGGGCCTGCCTGGAGAAGTGATGAAATTGATCAGGGCGATGTGATCCTTAAAGTAAAGCAGGAAGATGAAAATGAGGCTGTGAGCGTGGTAGGAATGAGACTTGATGATGCCGTAGACCTTATAAAAGGGCCTAAAGGCACTAAAGTGACACTTACACTCCGTAAAAAGCTGATGGGAAACATCGAAGATGTTACCTTAACCCGTGATGTAATCGAAATTGAAGAAACTTACGCCAAATCTTCTATGGTGGAGAAGAATGGAAGAAAATTCGGAGTGATCAATCTTCCCAAGTTCTATTTTGATATGGACGATTATGAAAGCCGAAATGCAGCTTCAGATATTAAAAAAGATATTATACGCCTGAAGCAGGAAGGCATGGAAGGCCTTGTACTCGACCTTAGAAATAACGGTGGAGGATCTTTGAAAACCGTGGTGGATATTGCCGGTTTATTTATTAAAGATGGGCCAGTTGTCCAGGTAAAATCAAACGGACAGAAAAAAGAGGTGCTTAAAGATGAAGACCCTCAGATAGTATGGGATGGACCCCTGGTAATTCTTGTGAATGAATTATCTGCTTCGGCTTCTGAAATTCTTGCGGCAGCCATGCAGGATTATAAAAGAGCCATTATTATAGGAAGCAAACAAACCTATGGAAAAGGAACCGTTCAAAATGTAATCGACCTAAACAGATGGCTGAGAAATAACGATCTCGGCGATATGGGAGCACTTAAGATCACCACGCAGAAGTTCTATCGAGTGAATGGTGGTTCCACACAGCTTGAAGGTGTGAAAAGTGATGTAGTGGTACCAGATAGATACAGTTATGTAGATGTGGGTGAAAAAGATCAGGAGAATCCGCTGCCATGGGATAAAATCGATCCTGCAGATTACAGCGTTTGGAATGGCTATGTAGATTATGAGGAAGCCATAAAAGCAAGTAAAGAACGAATGAGCGAGAATCCGCAGTTGAAACTTATCGATGAGAATGCAAAATGGATCAAAGAGCAGAGCCAGGAAAATGTATATCCTTTAAACTATGACAGATATGCTACCGAAGCTGCAAAAGACAAGGCAGTAGCTAAACAATTTGATGCTCTGAAAAATTACGAGACTAATCTTACTTATACTTCTCTTCCTTATGAAAAAGAACAATTCGCAACCGATACTGTTCTAAAGGAAAAAAGGGAAAGATGGCACGAGAGCCTCAGTAAAGATGTGTATATGGAAGAAGCGATCAATGTGCTTGAAGATATAAAACTCAATAATATCTCCCGAAGCAAAGTTGCCGATGCCAATGGGAAACAAAAGGTTAAAGACTAA
- the rodA gene encoding rod shape-determining protein RodA — protein MAKSSAGFDWISILIYLLLVGFGWANIYSAALGNNTGSYFDLDQVYGKQALWILLSFLIIVIVLSIEAKFYQRFASVIYIISLLSLAGLFLFGKTISGATSWYSFGGLSIQPSEFAKFATSLALAKYLSDIQTNIRRLSHQVKAFIIIALPALIIIPQPDPGSALVYAAFFFPLYREGLSGFYLVTGLSAVAVFILTLVVGPLWVSLGVLGIAVLIFFRKRKKRPGRILITLFAIFTIGLSFSVNYIFNNVFEQRHRDRFNIVLGKEVDSRGIGYNTNQSEIAIGSGGWLGKGWTEGTQTKGHFVPEQHTDYIFSTVGEEWGFAGSAAVIILFVFLLLRLLQLAERQRSQFNRVYGYSVIGILFIHFLVNIGMVVGIFPTVGIPLPFFSYGGSALWGFTVLLFIFIKLDSERLSF, from the coding sequence ATGGCCAAAAGCAGCGCAGGATTTGACTGGATTAGCATTTTAATTTATTTACTTCTTGTTGGTTTTGGCTGGGCCAATATTTACTCTGCCGCCCTCGGCAATAATACCGGATCTTATTTCGACCTTGACCAGGTATACGGGAAACAGGCCTTATGGATCCTGCTAAGTTTCCTAATAATCGTCATCGTTCTTTCTATCGAGGCGAAATTTTACCAGCGCTTTGCCAGCGTCATTTATATTATTTCCCTGCTCTCTTTAGCGGGCTTATTTCTCTTCGGAAAAACGATCTCGGGAGCTACCTCCTGGTATTCTTTTGGAGGTTTGAGCATACAACCTTCTGAATTTGCCAAATTTGCCACTTCACTCGCGCTGGCAAAATATCTGAGTGACATTCAAACCAACATAAGGCGTTTGAGCCACCAGGTTAAAGCATTTATCATCATCGCGCTGCCGGCCCTGATCATCATTCCGCAACCAGATCCAGGCAGCGCGCTTGTATATGCTGCTTTTTTCTTTCCGCTTTACCGCGAAGGCCTTTCGGGTTTTTATTTGGTCACGGGTTTATCGGCAGTAGCGGTTTTTATACTTACGCTTGTTGTAGGTCCGCTTTGGGTAAGCCTGGGAGTTTTAGGGATCGCTGTGCTTATCTTTTTCAGAAAAAGAAAAAAGAGGCCGGGAAGGATCCTTATCACTCTGTTTGCCATTTTCACTATAGGATTAAGTTTTTCGGTAAACTATATTTTCAATAATGTCTTTGAACAGCGGCATCGCGACCGTTTTAATATTGTTTTGGGAAAGGAGGTAGATTCACGCGGAATTGGCTATAATACCAACCAGAGCGAAATTGCAATTGGTAGTGGCGGGTGGCTGGGTAAAGGCTGGACCGAAGGCACACAAACAAAAGGCCATTTTGTTCCCGAACAACATACCGATTATATTTTCAGCACGGTAGGAGAAGAATGGGGTTTTGCGGGGAGTGCCGCAGTGATCATTCTTTTTGTTTTCCTACTGCTTCGCCTGCTGCAACTTGCAGAGCGGCAACGCTCACAATTTAACCGGGTGTACGGTTATTCGGTGATAGGGATACTTTTTATTCATTTTCTCGTGAATATTGGAATGGTGGTAGGCATATTCCCCACGGTAGGAATTCCACTTCCATTTTTCAGCTACGGGGGCTCTGCACTCTGGGGATTCACGGTTCTTCTCTTTATCTTTATTAAGTTAGATTCTGAAAGGCTTTCCTTTTAA
- the purH gene encoding bifunctional phosphoribosylaminoimidazolecarboxamide formyltransferase/IMP cyclohydrolase codes for MSQLKEAKSALISVFSKDGLEPIVKKLDELNITIYSTGGTEKFIKDLGIDVIPVEDVTSYPSILGGRVKTLHPKVFGGILNRQENEGDVKELEQYEIPQIDIVIVDLYPFEKTVASGASEQEIIEKIDIGGISLIRAAAKNFKDVTCVSSVDDYEEFLDLLNEKGGKTSLADRKKFAAKAFNISSHYDTAIFNYFNKDIKLPVFKQSELKGKELRYGENPHQKGTFFGDFDAMFDQLHGKELSYNNLLDVDAAVNLMNEFKGEAPTFAILKHNNACGLAQRDTIKQAYVDALAGDPVSAFGGILISNVEIDAATAEEIHKLFCEVVIAPSYSAEALEILKGKKNRIILILKDIELPKDQVRTCLNGVLVQDKDLKTDALEDLEQVTKNKPSDNELSDMIFASKICKHTKSNTIVLAKNKQLCASGTGQTSRVDALKQSIEKARSFKFDLQGAVMASDAFFPFPDCVEIAGNEGITAVIQPGGSIKDQLSIDYCNENNIAMVMTGTRHFKH; via the coding sequence ATGAGTCAATTAAAAGAAGCAAAATCTGCTTTAATTTCAGTTTTTAGTAAAGATGGTCTTGAACCTATTGTAAAAAAACTCGACGAACTAAACATTACTATTTACTCAACCGGCGGAACCGAAAAATTCATCAAAGACCTGGGTATCGATGTGATACCTGTTGAAGATGTTACCTCTTACCCGTCTATACTTGGCGGAAGGGTAAAAACGCTTCACCCGAAAGTTTTCGGCGGAATTCTTAACCGTCAGGAAAATGAAGGTGATGTGAAGGAATTGGAGCAGTATGAAATTCCGCAAATAGACATTGTGATTGTGGACTTGTACCCTTTTGAAAAAACAGTAGCTTCAGGAGCTTCTGAACAGGAGATTATCGAGAAGATAGATATCGGGGGGATTTCACTGATTCGTGCCGCAGCCAAGAATTTTAAAGATGTGACCTGCGTTTCCTCGGTTGATGACTATGAAGAATTTCTGGATCTTCTGAATGAAAAAGGAGGAAAAACGAGCCTCGCGGACCGTAAGAAATTTGCCGCGAAAGCATTCAATATTTCGTCACACTACGACACTGCGATCTTTAATTATTTCAATAAGGACATCAAATTACCTGTTTTCAAACAGAGTGAACTAAAAGGAAAGGAATTGCGATATGGCGAAAATCCACATCAAAAGGGAACTTTCTTTGGTGATTTTGACGCGATGTTCGACCAGCTTCACGGAAAAGAACTTTCATATAACAACCTTCTGGATGTCGATGCCGCCGTGAATTTGATGAACGAATTCAAAGGAGAGGCGCCAACTTTCGCTATTCTGAAACATAACAATGCCTGCGGACTCGCTCAGCGCGACACTATTAAACAGGCTTATGTAGATGCGCTGGCAGGTGATCCGGTTTCAGCTTTTGGAGGAATTTTGATCAGTAATGTGGAAATTGATGCAGCAACTGCCGAAGAAATCCACAAACTTTTTTGTGAAGTGGTGATTGCCCCCTCCTATTCCGCAGAAGCGCTGGAAATTTTAAAAGGAAAAAAGAACAGGATAATTCTTATTTTAAAAGATATTGAGTTACCTAAAGATCAGGTAAGAACCTGTCTCAATGGAGTTTTGGTTCAGGATAAAGACCTAAAAACCGATGCGCTTGAAGACCTCGAACAGGTGACCAAAAATAAACCTTCAGATAATGAGTTATCTGACATGATATTTGCGTCAAAGATCTGCAAACATACCAAATCCAACACGATCGTACTGGCAAAAAACAAACAGCTTTGCGCTAGCGGAACAGGGCAAACCTCGAGAGTAGACGCATTAAAACAAAGCATTGAAAAGGCCCGTTCCTTTAAATTTGATTTACAGGGAGCCGTGATGGCCAGTGACGCTTTTTTTCCATTCCCCGATTGTGTAGAAATAGCCGGAAATGAAGGAATTACTGCGGTCATTCAGCCAGGAGGTTCGATTAAAGATCAGTTAAGCATAGATTATTGCAACGAAAATAATATCGCCATGGTGATGACAGGAACACGCCATTTTAAACATTAA
- a CDS encoding rod shape-determining protein MreD: MNSTLLSNIGRFVILIFLQVLILNNINFAGYINPYLYVLFILLYPFTGNQSLFLFLAFLLGLSIDIFEDSGGINAAACLVAAFIRPYLLRFSFGISYDHQNIRLSNAPIGAKLSYVALMVLIHHFVLFSLEMFSLTHIILILKKTLFSSIFTIILVFLSLTLFSKKYR; the protein is encoded by the coding sequence ATGAATAGTACATTGCTTTCAAATATCGGCCGCTTTGTTATCCTGATCTTTCTTCAGGTTTTAATTCTCAACAACATCAATTTTGCAGGATATATAAACCCATATCTATACGTTTTGTTTATCCTTCTTTATCCGTTTACAGGAAATCAAAGCCTGTTTCTTTTCCTGGCATTCTTACTCGGTTTAAGCATTGATATTTTTGAAGATAGCGGCGGCATCAATGCGGCTGCCTGCCTTGTAGCGGCTTTCATAAGGCCTTATTTGCTTCGATTCTCCTTTGGCATAAGTTATGATCATCAGAATATCCGACTTTCCAACGCACCTATCGGAGCTAAATTAAGTTACGTGGCCCTTATGGTCTTAATACATCATTTTGTGTTGTTTTCATTGGAAATGTTTAGTCTAACACATATAATATTGATATTGAAAAAGACGTTATTTTCGAGTATATTCACGATCATATTGGTGTTTCTCAGCCTCACATTGTTCAGTAAAAAATATCGATGA